The following proteins come from a genomic window of Pyxidicoccus sp. MSG2:
- a CDS encoding bifunctional acetyl-CoA hydrolase/transferase family protein/GNAT family N-acetyltransferase: MHEQQDWRQRYADRVVTAEEAIRGILPGRRILIGSGAAEPVTLVRALVEKGEHLADNEVVHLLTLGPAPYVEPAHARRFRHTAFFIGSNVRQAVQEGRADFMPVFLSEIPELIRNRRVRIDVALLQVSPPDAHGYVSLGVSVDIVRSAVDAATLLIAEVNPNMPRTHGDSFLDVRRIHHLVPVDSPLLEAHPEPADEVSRQIGAHLARMIPDGATLQTGIGKIPDAVLAQLGGHQELGVHTEMLSDGVMRLVEAGVITGRRKTLLPGKLVTSFIMGSRELYAWAHENPAIEMRPSDFTNDPQTVARNDTMIAINGALAVDLTGQVAADTLGGSFYSGIGGQVDFLRGARRSRGGKPILALPSTAKGGTVSRIQAALEPGTGVVTSRGDVHYVVTEYGVADLWGKNIRERALALIDIAHPDFRGELMAAAKGRRWVLPDQVVPRARYPWAEARLEHTLSGDALLIRPARIPDERALQELMYGLSSDSCYRRFLELKKTHPHEEMQQLVDLDYEHSMALVACPPGTDEVVGVVRYDVDPATRLADVAFVVRDDWQGRGVGTVLMRRIREAAAARGIPGFQADVLVTNKPMLDVFQESGLPIRTLREDGVYHLELHFPAGP, from the coding sequence ATGCATGAGCAACAGGACTGGCGTCAGCGGTACGCGGACAGGGTGGTGACGGCCGAGGAGGCGATTCGCGGCATCCTCCCAGGGAGGCGCATCCTCATCGGCTCGGGGGCGGCGGAGCCGGTGACGCTGGTGCGGGCCCTGGTGGAGAAGGGCGAGCACCTGGCCGACAACGAGGTGGTGCACCTGCTCACGCTGGGCCCGGCGCCCTACGTCGAGCCCGCGCACGCACGGCGCTTCCGCCACACCGCCTTCTTCATCGGCTCCAACGTGCGTCAGGCCGTGCAGGAGGGCCGCGCGGACTTCATGCCGGTGTTCCTCTCGGAGATTCCCGAGCTCATCCGCAACCGCCGCGTGCGCATCGACGTGGCCCTGCTCCAGGTGAGCCCGCCGGATGCCCACGGCTACGTCAGCCTCGGGGTGTCCGTGGACATCGTGCGCAGCGCGGTGGACGCCGCCACGCTGCTCATCGCGGAGGTGAACCCGAACATGCCGCGCACGCACGGGGACTCGTTCCTGGACGTACGCCGCATCCACCACCTGGTGCCGGTGGACTCGCCCCTGCTGGAGGCCCACCCGGAGCCGGCGGACGAGGTCTCGCGGCAGATTGGCGCGCACCTCGCGAGGATGATTCCGGACGGGGCCACGCTGCAGACTGGCATCGGGAAGATTCCGGACGCGGTGCTGGCCCAGCTCGGCGGCCACCAGGAACTGGGTGTCCACACGGAGATGCTGTCCGACGGCGTCATGCGCCTGGTGGAGGCGGGCGTCATCACCGGACGGAGGAAGACGCTGCTGCCGGGCAAGCTGGTGACGTCCTTCATCATGGGGAGCCGCGAGCTCTACGCGTGGGCCCACGAGAATCCGGCCATCGAGATGCGGCCGAGCGACTTCACCAATGACCCGCAGACCGTGGCGCGCAACGACACGATGATTGCCATCAACGGCGCGCTGGCGGTGGACCTCACGGGGCAGGTGGCGGCGGACACGCTGGGCGGGAGCTTCTACTCGGGCATCGGCGGGCAGGTGGACTTCCTGCGCGGGGCGCGCCGGAGCCGGGGCGGAAAACCCATCCTTGCGCTGCCCTCGACGGCGAAGGGCGGCACGGTGAGCCGCATCCAGGCGGCGCTGGAGCCGGGCACGGGCGTCGTCACCAGCCGGGGCGACGTGCACTACGTGGTGACGGAGTACGGCGTGGCGGACCTGTGGGGGAAGAACATCCGCGAGCGCGCGCTGGCGCTCATCGACATCGCCCACCCGGACTTCCGCGGCGAGCTGATGGCGGCGGCCAAGGGACGCAGGTGGGTGCTGCCGGACCAGGTGGTTCCTCGCGCGCGCTACCCATGGGCCGAGGCGCGGCTGGAGCACACGCTGTCCGGGGACGCGCTACTCATCCGCCCGGCGCGCATCCCCGATGAGCGCGCGCTGCAGGAGTTGATGTATGGCCTGTCCAGCGACAGCTGCTACCGGCGCTTCCTGGAGCTGAAGAAGACGCACCCGCACGAGGAGATGCAGCAGCTCGTCGACCTCGACTACGAGCACAGCATGGCGCTGGTGGCCTGCCCGCCGGGAACGGACGAGGTGGTAGGCGTGGTTCGCTACGACGTGGACCCGGCCACGCGGCTGGCGGACGTGGCCTTCGTCGTGCGCGACGACTGGCAGGGCCGGGGCGTGGGCACGGTGCTGATGCGGCGCATCCGCGAGGCCGCCGCCGCGCGCGGCATCCCCGGCTTCCAGGCGGACGTGCTGGTGACGAACAAGCCCATGCTGGACGTCTTCCAGGAGAGCGGCCTGCCCATCCGCACGCTGCGCGAGGACGGCGTGTATCACCTGGAGCTCCACTTCCCGGCGGGTCCGTGA